GCACATCTGAAATCGCGCCAATAAAGGCTTAACCCTTGCTGATACTTCTTTGCCACACCTACGAGGTTAGCTGCCGGGCTAGGAGCGAAAGATTACCCCTGCGTCACTTGACGCTTCGCCCCGTCCTGCGGACCGTTCCACAGAAATTGGTTCCCCCGTGCCGTCTCACGTCAGACGACTTCGGTGATCAACTTTTCAACAGATGAAGTATAGCAACAAAAGACTATGGATTTCAAGGACATTTTGGGGTTAAAGTAAATATTTTTCGTGTAATCCTGAAATATTACCTGCCCGGATAGATCTGATAGAGCAGCAAGTAGACCACAACGCCCGTCGTTGAGACGTAGAGCCATACCGGGAAAACCAGGCGGGCCAGTTTCTTGTGGGATTCATACCAGCCTTTTAGCCCTCGTCTGAGTGTTAGGATGATAAATGGCCCAACAACCGCCGCCAGTATCGTGTGCGAGGTAAGAATTGTGAAATAGATCGGCCTGATGATTCCCTCACCTGTAAATTTCGTCGGCCCAAGGCCAAAATAGTAAGTTCGCAGTGCGTGGTGCGTTAGATAACTGACCAGAAAAACGGCCGAAACGATACTAGCGGAAAGCATGCAGAATCGGTGCTCGCTTATCCGCCGCTTCATTATGAAGTAAAACCCAGTTATAAGAAGAAGCCCGCTGATTGCATTCAACGCGGCGTTCAAATGCGGAAAGATCTGTAAGAGTTCCATTACTTCCAAAAACCTAATAACACGAACAAGACCAGCCAAAGCACGCCCATGAAATGCCAGTACCAACCGACGACCTGAGCGAGGGTTTGGCGCTTGCTAATCTCAAAAAGGCTTTCGGTTGGCGTCAGATTTCTAAGAAGGATAGTCCCTAATGCTAAGATCCCCCCGAGCACATGCACAGCATGCACCGCCGTAAGGATGTAGAAAAATCCCGCGTAGGGATTGCCTTCCATGTAAAGCCCTCTCGCATTGAGTGCGAGCCAGGCGAGAATTTGTGAGGAGATGAACGCCGCTCCGAAAACGGTGGTCACAACGAACCACTTTTTCGCCGATCGCTGATCATTTCGATCGACCGCGACCTTGCCGAAATGATAGACGACGCTGCTAAGAAGTATCAGGACAGTACTTATCCAGATCGGGATCGGAAGGTCAAAAGGTTTCCACTCACCAGCTTTATTCGTCGCGATGACGATATAGGCTCCTATCAGTCCGCCAAAGGTCATTAGAACGACGAGCAGCAGAAATGCCGTTAGAACTCTGGACTTCTGCGGTACGAACGGTTCCTTTGTAGGACCGGAATATTGTTGAAGATTTCCCGGGTCACCGCCTCCGCCATCCCCGCCGTCGCCACCATTATCGCCGGGATTTCGTCCGCCATTTTTATTGCCCGGGCCGGAACTTCCGGATATGCCGCCTTTCCGACGACGCGGCTCCTCGATATTGTCGATGATCTCAGCTGTCCCGATTTCCATAGAGATTTAACGTTTGTCAGCAACCATGAGGATGAAAAGGAGGGGAAGGTAAATTACCGAAACCATGAGCAGACGTTTCGCTTCCTCCTTCGTCTTGGCTCTCGCCGAGCGAATACTTGCCCAGAGAAACCAGAGCCCTAGGATGCTCGCCCCGGCCAAGAAAATGAATCCGGATATCCCAAGAAAGAAGGGAGCAAGACTAACGGGAAAGAGCATGACGGCAAAAAGGACGATCTGCCTTGCAGTCAATCGTCCGTCGGTGTCAACGACCGGCAGCATGAGAATTCCCGCCTTTGCGTATTCCTCGCGATACATCCACGCGATCGCGAAGAAATGGGGAAACTGCCACAGAAACTGCATCGCAAACAAAGCCCAAGCTCCCAGCGTGATATCGTTCGCGGCGGCCGTCCAGCCCATCAGAGGCGGCAGGGCTCCGGGAAGAGCACCGATCGCGGTAGATGCCGTAGTTCGGGTCTTCAGTGGAGTATAGACAAAAACATAACCGACAATGACCACAAGCCCAAGGATCGCCGTTAAAGCGTTGACGGCAAGCAGCAGATAAACTTCAGCCGAGAGGCATAGAAGGATGCCGAATATCAATGCCTCGATAGACGTTACCCGTTTTGCCGGAAGAGGACGCTTCGCCGTACGGGCCATGAAAACGTCAATATCCCGTTCCCAATATTGATTAAGCGTCGCAACACCGAACGCCAGCAGCGTGATGGCGATCATTGAGTTGGCAAAAAGGACAAAATCGAAGGATTCCTTCGTCCCGAGATAAAATGCCGCTGCGGACGTTAAGACAAGCAGAAATGCGATCCGCGGTTTGGTCAATTCCGCATAGGCGGCGAGTTTCTCACGCATTCCTAATACCTTTTGATTTTCGATATCGACTGCCAAAGTTTCCATCACGCAAAATTAGTGTAAAGCCCAAATGAAAAGGATAACGTCTGGGGAGCTGATTTCAAAGTTTCACTGCATAATCAGGTGTGCTTTTTGTGACAAGCGGAACTTATTTACAGAGGGGTGACAAAATAAGCCCGCTACGCTATTCTTTTGAATAATAAATGTCAGCGGCTGAAGAGACTATCAAATCACGTCCAGAAGTAACGAAGCCATCGGCTCCGGTTCTCAACCGTGCCCTGGATTTTCTAAGTTCAGTCAGGTTCGGCGTAGTTCAGTTGTGCATCCTGGTCGTGCTCGCAATGATCGGTATGCTTGTGCTGCAGCAGAACGTACAGGGTTTCGATGCGTATTACGTTTCCCTAACGCCGGCTGAGAAGCTTGTCTTCGGGCGTCTGGGATTTTTCGACATCTACCATAGCTGGTATTTCAACCTTCTCCTCCTGACCCTTTCGCTGAACATCATCCTGGCCTCCATAGACAGATGGCCTTCGGCGTGGGCTTACATTCGCGATCCGAAGAAAACTGCAACTAAGGTGTGGCTTCTCAGTCAACCGGACAACGCAAGCATTGAGTTCGATCGTACCGATGCGTCATCGGCCGCGGAGAAAATAAAGTCAGTATTCGAAAGCAACGGCTTAAAGTCATCGGTAACTGAAGTAAAAAGTATCGAGTACGGACTTGATGCCGATGGCCGCAAGGACTTTTCCGTTATAAAGGAAAAGACGAGTACCGTGGTTTTTGGCCAGAGCGGACAGATCAACCGACTTGGGGCCTATGTCGTCCACGTCTTTCTTCTTACCCTGTTTCTGGGCCATTTCGTTGCTCTTCAAACAGGCTTTGATGCTGACGTTCGAATGATCCCGGGCGGGACGACAGATCAGATCGAATTGATCCAGTTCAATCTGGACAAGAAAGAGAAATTCAACGTAAAACTTCCCTTCACGATGGAATGCACCGACATTCAGCAGCGTTTGATCGACCAGGGCGGATCCATCGACGTCACGAACACCATGGATTGGCGGACCCAGCTCAAGATAACTGATCCGCAGTATGGGGAGAAGATCGCTGATGTCAGCCTCAACGCGCCATTTAACTATCGCGGATACCGCTTTTTCCAGGCTCAGACCATTCCTGTCGGCAACGCCCGTACGATCGCACTCGACATCACGCCCCAAAATGGCGGCGATCCTATCAGAGCGAATATCAATCGTAACGGCAATACTTCCCTTCCTGATGGCACGAAGGTCGAATACGCCGAGTTCCTGCCGGACTTTACCTTCGGCCCAGATGGCCAGCCCGACACAAAAAGCGGGGAGTACGTTAACCCGGTTGCCGTGCTAAATGTCACGCCGCCCGGAGGCGAACGTACAAGGGTTTTCGCATTTGCGCAGAAACTAGCTGACAACATGCCGGTTGGAGCCCCGAAGGCAGGATATAAATGGCGGCTCGCCGAATTCGAAAAATCTCCTCTCGCTCACGTCTTATCGATCAAGTATGACCCGTATGACGCAGCGTTCATCGCCTGGTACATCGGCGGTTTCGGGTTGTGCGGTGCGTTGCTGTTCGTATTTTTGCTATCACACAAACGTGTCTGGGCCCACATCGAGACGCGAGAAGACGGAACCGTTGAAGCCGTTTTAGGCGGCGACGCTAACCGAAACCGTATCGCCTTCGGCGACAAGTTCAAAAAGATCACCGAAGGTCTCAGAAGTATAAATTCTTAGAAACGAGGCAGTAATTATGGAAGAACTCGATAGATTAGAAAGCCGTACGAACTGGAAATCTTTTATTCCGGCGATACTGGTCATAGTCGGTAGTGTAGCTATGCTCGGCCTGCGACTTCAGATCGGGGCTTCATTCATGTCAGACGGGGCGTTGATGATGCTCGCTCTGGCAAGCTACATCCTCGCAGCCGTTTTTGCTCTGACGAATCTGTACGCACCGTCATCAATGGCGGAAAAGGTCGGGTTCTTTTTTGCGACAATAGGCGTTTTCTTCAATTTCTCAAGCTGGCTTGTTCGCTGGGTTTCGGCCTACGATCACGAGATCGCGGTGATGCGAGCAAGCGGAAATATGGCTGAACCGTGGGTGTTTCGTTACATCCCGTTCGCAAATCTATACGATCTAAGCCTTGCTTTCGCATTCGGTGCCGGTATTACGACGCTGCTTTTCTCGCATCGCCGCAGTTTCCGCGTGCTTAGCGCTTTTACACTTCCTGTCGCGGCTTTGATCTTGACTCTCGCCCGATTTATCGGGAACGAATTCGTCGACCTGCCTCCTGTACTCGATTCCTACTGGCGTCCGATCCACGTCGGTGATGCAAGTCTGAGCTATGGTATTGCACTTGTATGCTTCGGGGTTGCGGTCATGTATCTATTGAAAGACGGCGTCAAGGTCGAGGCGATGGCGATCTGGTCGAGCATTTTTGCGATCGCTGTTTTGGCTACAGTCAGTAAATTCTCGGTATTCACCGAATTCGTTTACCGCGCCGGCCTTTTCGTTCCCAGTGAAGGCGTTAGAAAGCCATTCTCCGCACCATTCCGCCTTGAAGTTCCTTATGTTGGCCCTGCACTTGCCATTGCCGGGCTCTTGCTCGCGGGCACGATCGTCGCATTTTTATTCTACCTTTACCAGAACAATGAAAAGGCAAAGACCGTTGGCCATTACCTGCTGAAAGCTGCGTTTGCCGCTCAGATAATATCGATCGCTCTACTAGTCTTTGGGATCGGTGATAACACGAACGTTAATACCCGCCTGCAGGCACAGTTGAATCAGGACCCGAGTCAATATGTTGTTGCCGGTATGGCGATGGCCGAGAATCAGCAGCTCAGCGTCGCTGAACTTCAGCAAATGACGCCGAAGCAGCATGAGCAGATGGGCCGGGCATACGTGCAGCAGAACGGCTCGAAGATGTTCATGAGCCTGAACACAAATCCGGTTGAAGTAGCGGCACTCATTACGGCTCTGGTTGGCACATTATTCGTGATCTTTTTCGGCTTCAGAACCGAAAAACTACGTGAACGCCTGCCGAGTCTTGAGTCTCTCGACAGCCTCATGTACAAGACAGCGTGCCTCGCCTTTGCGGGCCTCGCCGTACTCTTGATCACCGGTGCTATTTGGGCAAACGAATCATGGGGTCGTCCGTGGGGGTTTGACTCTAAGGAAACTGGAGCACTGATCGCGTGGCTGACCTACGCAGCATTCCTGCATACTCGCATTGCTCGCGGATGGACGGGACGAAGCTCGGCTTACTTCGCGATCGTCGGATTCCTGCTGGTTATCTTCACTTATCTTGGCGTGAGCTATTTATTGAAGGGGCTTCACAGCTACGCGTAAGTATCTTCGGGTGACCTTCGGAGTTATTCGAAGGTCACCTTTGCCACGTCAAGGATCGAATATTTAGACACCGCACCACTTTTGGCAACGACGGTCAGAACTCCTTTGTCGACGCTGAATCTCAGCACGTCCTTCATTGGGCGGGTAATGACGGTGCCGTCCTTCATCTGAATAACCAACCGAATAGCATCCAGCGGATCTGTCTTTTTTGCCTCACGAGCCGGTGAAGTTTCGACCTTCGGCGTTGGCTTCGGAGTGTCGACCGGCTTTGCAGGTATCGGTTTTGCTGATTCCTTTATCGTCGATCCGATTACTACCTCAGGTTTAGGCTTGAGGGCTGGCGTAACGTTCTCTTTTCCATTCGCAACTGCTGTTTTGTCCGGCGTCTCAGTCTTTTTTGGCTCGGGAACTTTATCGAGCCGCGGCGGTGTTTCTTTGGCAGGCAGAGCCTTTGGCTTTATTTCGACGATAGTTCCAACCGAATTTACTACCGTTTTCGTCTGCTCTGCCTCACGTTCGATCTCCGGTGCAGCTTCTTCTTTCTGGCCCTTGACGGCGATAAAACTGCCCCCAAACTTGATTCGATACGTAGCGGCCTCATCATTCGGCGTTCGGCCTTGAATTCTGAGAATTAGCTTTTCCTCTTTCCGCAGATAGATCAGCCGCCCTGTTTCGCTGGGACCGGTGTCGGGGAAAATGACCATTTTTGTCAGCGTCCTAAGGCCGTCACGCGTGAACACATCAATATCGCCCGCAAAATTCCTGGTTACGACATTGATGAAAATATCTCCCTGCGTCCCCTCAAGAGCATAATAAAACGAAGTCAAACGAGAATCACCGATGTCGCGGGCCTTGATCGTTCCGATTACTTCGCTCGACGACACGGCCGTGGGAAAATTCTGATCGCGAGATTGCCCGAGGGCAGCGGCCGCAGGTAAAAACAGCCCGACGATCACAAGACAAATTCTAAATGGCTTTCTTAGTATTTCTTTCACCTATACAAGTTCTTTTCTGAGATGTACTAATCGTGAGGTCTCAGCATAACCAAGATTGAGGTGGGCCTGCAGGCTGATCGAGTTATCGATCTCTGCGTCCGAAGCCATTTCAATGCAGCCTTTTCCTCGGGCCCAGCCCTCGGCAAAGGCGACCAATTCGCGGCCGACACCAAGCCTGCGAAACTGTTCTTCGACAAACCAGCCTTCCAAATATCCAACGTTCTCGGTTTGGCAGTCTTCAACATACGAACGGATACTGGCCTCCAAAAACCCGCCGAGCCGTCCGCCGCCAAAATCTGCGACAGCTACGAGCTGCGTCTCGTTGTGCTCGATAATATCGACCATTTCAGATTTATGATCGTCCTCGGTAGATTCGTCCCACAGCAGGAGCCGCAGCCTGAGCCATTCGGAAAGATCGCCTTCCGACAGCTCTCGGATAGTGAAATTTAGGTATGCCATTAAAGAGGGATTCTACCAGTCTTGAGGAATTAGAACAATAGCTAAAGCTGCCGAACCTTGCCGTAGGGCAACAAAAAAGGCTGCCCTCGCGGACAGCCTTAATTAGAACAAATGTGATCTTACTACTCGCCTGCTTTGGCGGCTGCGACTTTGTCAGCGAGCACCTCGAGGGCCTTCTTAAGTTGAATGTCCTCAACGGACTTAGGAGCAGCCGGCTTTGGTGTCGGGCTGGGTGATGCAGCGGGCGTTGCACCGTCAGGCTGCGTAAGCGAATCGACGTCGAGAGGTTCCGGCGTATCCGGCCGTTTGACCTCGATCGAAGGTTTCACTCCAGTCGTAGCTCTATCTTCACCCAGGAATGGTGCGGAATTAGGCGATGCCCATTTCGCAACGGTCAAGAGATAACCGCCGCCGCTCGATAGCGGAAACAGTTTCTGTTCCGTTCCTGATCCGAACGTTCGCTCTCCGATCACCTCGCCGCGTTTCCTGTCGATCACCGCAGCGGCAACAACTTCGGCGGCTCCAGCCGTTCCGAGGTCGGTCAGGACAGCCAGGCCGCCTTCGAAAACCGTCTTGGTGGGATCGGCATTGAATGTGCTCTGGACACGGCTCTCACGGCCAATAACTTTTGCAAGTTCTCCGTCTTTGATGAAAAGGTTTGCTACCGCTACACCTTCTACTAAAGTTCCAGAGGCGACACCGCGCAGGTCAAGCACGATCTTCTGAGCACCTTGTTTCGTAAGTCCGGAAACTGCGGCACGAATGTCATTAGCCTGCCCATCCTCGAGGCTGTAAACCTTCACGATACCTATTTTCCCGCCTTCGATGCGGGTCTCGGGCTTGGACGTAGAATAAGTTCCTCGCGTAACCTTGATTGTCTGGGCTTTTTCGCCCGCACGCAGAACCCGGAGTGAAACCAACGAACCCGGATCGCCAAGCAGCAGTTGCCTGCCGTCGTAAAGCGAAATATCACGAGTTGCTTTGTTATCGATGTACTCGATCACATCCCCGGCCTTGATACCGGCTTTATCGGCGGGGCCGCCTTTTACAGGGGCAATGATGTAAAGATATCCGGAATACTGAGAATATTCAGCACCAATGCCCACCTTGTTCGAAGTCTTGCTCACCTCGTAAGCCTTGACTTGGTCCGGTGTGAGGTACGACGAGTAAGGATCGAGGCCGCCGGCCATTCCGCGAAGAGCACCGAGGCGAACCTTATCCATGTTTGGTTCGTCGACGTAGTCGTTTTGAATGTGCTGCAGAACAGACTCGACGATGCGAAGCTGGGCCGTCGCATCATTGACCGGCTGCTGAGCCGACGTCGTGAGTATATTGCCGATGAGCGGCATTCCGCCAACAACGGCATAAACAGCTATCAGGCCCGATAATGCAAGGATCCAAAGCTTTCCGCGAAATGACATTTTTATACCTCGTATGATAATTCAAGCCGTGCTTACTACGATAAAAGAGCTAGAATTGTTTAAGAAACAACGACAAACGATTATCTCTTAACGAATTTTTCAGTGCAACAAAAAGAAACAACTAATCCCGCCGTACTTACAGATGTTTTTGACGTCCCATTAGAAGGCCGGATCATCGCGATCGACCCTGGCACAAAACGCTGCGGCGTAGCGATCTGCGATGAACTTCGCGTCACCACCCGGCCACTGCCTTTTGTGGAACGTACTAGCTGGAAAAAGCTGCTGTCAAACATCCTTCAAATCGTCTCCGAGTATGATGCCAGGGCTCTCGTAATTGGTTTGCCGTTAGAATCCGACGGCTCAGAAAGTGCGATGTCAGCCGAAGCGAGGTCGATGGCCCGCAAATTTGCCCTGTCGCTGCCGATTCCGGTTTTTCTGCAGGACGAACGTGTGACCTCATACGAAGCCAAACGCCGCCTCTGGGAAAGCGGCGTCGATCTGAAAGATGCTCGGAAGCTGGTCGATAGCGAGGCAGCCGCGATAATTCTGGCTGATTTCCTGGATCGGATCTTGAGTGTAGAAGCCCAAACGAAGTAAGGGCTTCGGTTTCTGTAAGGAAAAAGAGAATAGACAACCGATTTGACGGATGGGACTGATTTCCACGGATATAAATTGTTATATCTGTGTAAATCCGTCTCATCCGTTTTATCTGTGTTCTATTCCCTGCCGCATAATGACAAACAATTCAAAGTTCTTGAACCTACGGCTTCAAAACCGTGACGCCGACAGCCGCCTTCTCCACCGCCGCTTTTGTAAACGGAAATACTGACGTCGCTCCCGTCGACCACGCATCAAACTGATCCTTGAAATGAGGCGATTTCGGATCGCCGCTTTGTCCAAGCGGGATCACATGACTCGTCGTATCCCAATTCCCCGGCGTTGCGATGTGCCGCATCGATACGCTCGAACCGACATTTGGCGTTTGTCCGCTTCCATTCAACGGTACATTTGGCGTTTGAAACTGCGCACCGATCAGCGGAGCGACCGCGAGCGGATGAGGAAAACGCGACTGCCATATTCGTCCCCACGTCCACGTCTTAATATCCGGGCCATAGCGTTTCGGATCGGCAAAACCAGCTCGCACGGCTGTATCGCATGAACGAATAAGTTCGTCGTAATTCTTAAACGCCGCTGGCAGCCATCTCGCTGAATTTTCTTTTACTGCCCAATAAAGAATACGTTCCCGAAGAATAGTGCCCGGAACCGGCTTATTTTCCTCAGCGATCTTATTTCCGATACAGATACGAATGTCGCTTGCGAGCAACGCCGCCTGTGAATCCGGCGTCATTCGTCCGTCCCAATCTTTGAGAACAGCCAGAGTCTCCGAAGATGCCGACCCGCGTTTTACGATCTCCTTTGCAATCTCGTGAACGGGTATGTTGTGCATATCATACTGAGCCTCGCGTACATCATTCACGGTTAGTTTCGGCTTTGCCTCGAGCGTCGTCATGATCTGTCGAGCACGCCACGGGGTCGCCGCGTCGCGAGACATTTGGGTGTATTTGTATGAGGTTCCGACGATCCTCTGATTGGCGGTAATGATCAGGCCGCTTGGCGGATTGTATAGATTTGGAAGCTCCTCGAACGGAATAAATCCGACCCAATCACCGTCGCTTGTCGAGCCATCGTACGGCAATGCGCCATCGCCTACGCGTCGAATAGGGATCTTACTTGCGGCATACCATCCGATATTTCCCTTCGTATCGGCGTAAACAAAATTCTGTGCAGCTCCACCATATTTCTTGAGTGCCGTTTTGAATCCGTCCCAGTTCTTTGCCCGGTTCCAATCGTAGAAAACTTCAAATTCACTGTTCTTCGGATCGAACGCAGTCCATTTAAGTGCGTATTTCTTACCTCCGTCCTCAAAAATGACCGGCCCGTTTCGGGTTTCGAGAACCTCGAGTTTCACGGTATCCGTTTCCGGCTTGAGCGGATTCGATCGAACCTTGATATTCTCGATCCGTTTTACGGCAGGCTCCCAACCGGTCGGTGTTTTATATTCGCCCTTGTCGTTAAATGTCTCCGAATAAAGGTCCTGCACGTCCGGGCCGACGTTTGTGGCTCCCCAAGCGATGTCGGCATTGTGGCCCAGGATAATACCCGGAACACCGGGAACTGTCACGCCAGAAACCCGCATCGTCGGAGTTGAAAGATGCGTTAGGTACCAGATCCCCGGAGCAGTCGGAGCGAGATGCGGGTCATTCGCAAGGATCGGTTTGCCGTCAGCGGTTCGCTTGCCTGAAATGACCCAGTTATTGCTGGCTGCGAGATCCTCAGCATAGAGCCCGACGCGTTCGAGCGAATTTTTCCGTACCAGTTCTTCGCGGTCAGCCTCAGCGATCAGGTTCTTGATATTTTCCGCTGCCGCTGTTTGTGCCACTGCCGCTGAAGCTGCAGTTTTGGTGTCCGTTCCGAACAGGATCACATCGAATGGCGTCACGGGATTTGTGAGGTCTGAGAGTTTATCTTTTGGTAGATTCTGCAGCGAAAGCCGCATGATGTCGTTACGCCACGTCGTGCTGAGTGCGTCGGCGAGGATCTTGCCGATAATTATGGTGTCAGATGGCTTCCATTCACGCGGCTTGTATTGCAATATGCGAAACTCGACCGGCAGACTTTTTTCATCCAGAGTCGCGATGTACGCGTTGACGCCCCGAGCGTATGCATTTAGCGCCGCCTGGAGTTCGGGGCCCATGAATTTCAAACTTTCTTCCGCGATCTTTGCAAAATTGAACCGTCGCCAGCGTTTGTCTTCTTCGAGCACCGAACTCCCAAAGATCTCAGCCGTCTCGCCCCGCGAAAGCCGCCGCATCAGGTCCATTTGAAACATCCGATCGCTCGCGGTGGTGTAGCCCTGAGCAAAATAAACGTCAGCATCCGTTTTCGCTTCGATGTATGGTATCGAACGACTGTCGCGGCGAACCGTAACAGACGAAGAAAGCCCAGCGACTGAAATTTCGGTTGCCGTTGATTGAGAAAAGCCCGAAAAGCAAAAAAATGTTAAAAGAAAGGCAGAAAAAAGGAATCGATTCATGTGAAAAACGATAGTTTATTTGTATGTCTCACGGCAAGTCTGGACGCTTTCGAAGTTAACCGCTGGAAAAATAAAATCAGGGAAGAGCTATGAGTGCTTTGATCTACGGATTCGGAATTGATGCCGCGTCCGAATTGCCCGCCTTGGCCGAATACGCTAAGATTTTCCTTTAAAGGAGAATCCCAACTAGAAAATGAAGATAAAGGCTCTAATTGTTGCTATTTCTATCGGCTGTTTCATCGGCTCAGCATGCAATCAAACCGCGTCGAACACAGGGTCGGCGAATGCAGACAAAACCGCTGCCGCCACGCCGGCAAACGCGGCGACACCCGAGGTTGCCAAGGCAAGATCCGGTAAAGACCTCTATACGATCAATTGCATGACCTGTCACAAAGACAGTGGAAAGGGCGGCAAGGTTACGGTTGACGGCCGAACGATGGAACCTGACGATATCACGACCGCGAAAATGAAGGCAAAATCGGACGAAAAGCTCTTTGGCTACATCCACGACGGTATCGAGGACGAAGGAATGCCCGCTTTTAAAGACAAAATGACCAAGGACGAAATTACGGCAGTCGTACAACACGTCCGCTCGCTGCAGCAATAGGTGCGTGATGAAGTAACCATAAAAGTAAACGAAGAGCCTCGAAACTTTCTATCTTTTTCGTGTTCTTTCGTGAACTTTAGTGGTTACTCTTTTGCAAATGC
This sequence is a window from Acidobacteriota bacterium. Protein-coding genes within it:
- a CDS encoding penicillin acylase family protein; translation: MNRFLFSAFLLTFFCFSGFSQSTATEISVAGLSSSVTVRRDSRSIPYIEAKTDADVYFAQGYTTASDRMFQMDLMRRLSRGETAEIFGSSVLEEDKRWRRFNFAKIAEESLKFMGPELQAALNAYARGVNAYIATLDEKSLPVEFRILQYKPREWKPSDTIIIGKILADALSTTWRNDIMRLSLQNLPKDKLSDLTNPVTPFDVILFGTDTKTAASAAVAQTAAAENIKNLIAEADREELVRKNSLERVGLYAEDLAASNNWVISGKRTADGKPILANDPHLAPTAPGIWYLTHLSTPTMRVSGVTVPGVPGIILGHNADIAWGATNVGPDVQDLYSETFNDKGEYKTPTGWEPAVKRIENIKVRSNPLKPETDTVKLEVLETRNGPVIFEDGGKKYALKWTAFDPKNSEFEVFYDWNRAKNWDGFKTALKKYGGAAQNFVYADTKGNIGWYAASKIPIRRVGDGALPYDGSTSDGDWVGFIPFEELPNLYNPPSGLIITANQRIVGTSYKYTQMSRDAATPWRARQIMTTLEAKPKLTVNDVREAQYDMHNIPVHEIAKEIVKRGSASSETLAVLKDWDGRMTPDSQAALLASDIRICIGNKIAEENKPVPGTILRERILYWAVKENSARWLPAAFKNYDELIRSCDTAVRAGFADPKRYGPDIKTWTWGRIWQSRFPHPLAVAPLIGAQFQTPNVPLNGSGQTPNVGSSVSMRHIATPGNWDTTSHVIPLGQSGDPKSPHFKDQFDAWSTGATSVFPFTKAAVEKAAVGVTVLKP
- a CDS encoding c-type cytochrome; protein product: MKIKALIVAISIGCFIGSACNQTASNTGSANADKTAAATPANAATPEVAKARSGKDLYTINCMTCHKDSGKGGKVTVDGRTMEPDDITTAKMKAKSDEKLFGYIHDGIEDEGMPAFKDKMTKDEITAVVQHVRSLQQ